Proteins encoded within one genomic window of Chlorobaculum sp. MV4-Y:
- the ftsY gene encoding signal recognition particle-docking protein FtsY — translation MGFFDKLGLSRLKEGLTKTRDTLRDKLAFVSKGKTEVDDEFLEKLENILVAADVGVETTLDIVDAVTERSKGKTYRSEEELNEMVMGEIRNLLVESGHEHPVDFDAPLPARPYVIMIVGVNGAGKTTSVAKLAHNYDKAGKKVVIAAADTFRAAAYEQLKIWADRAGVPIIGQGQGADPASVVFDSVSSAVSKGTDVVLVDTAGRLHNKSHLMEELAKIMRVAKKKIPEAPHEVLLVLDGTTGQNAVQQAREFTRFVNVTGLIMTKLDGTSKGGIVLSISRELNLPVKYIGVGEKIDDLQLFDRKSFVEALLEKEK, via the coding sequence ATGGGCTTTTTTGACAAGTTAGGGCTGTCGCGCCTCAAGGAGGGGCTTACCAAAACCCGCGATACGCTTCGCGACAAGCTGGCGTTTGTTTCCAAGGGCAAGACCGAGGTGGACGACGAGTTCCTCGAAAAGCTCGAAAACATTCTCGTTGCTGCCGACGTGGGCGTCGAGACCACGCTCGACATTGTCGATGCGGTCACCGAGCGCTCCAAAGGCAAAACCTACCGTTCGGAGGAGGAGCTGAACGAGATGGTGATGGGTGAGATTCGCAACCTGCTTGTCGAATCGGGCCACGAACATCCGGTCGATTTCGACGCACCACTCCCGGCCAGGCCCTACGTGATCATGATCGTCGGCGTCAACGGCGCAGGCAAGACCACCAGCGTGGCCAAGCTCGCCCACAACTACGACAAGGCGGGCAAAAAGGTGGTGATCGCCGCCGCCGATACCTTCCGCGCTGCCGCCTACGAGCAGCTCAAGATCTGGGCCGACCGCGCCGGAGTGCCGATCATCGGCCAGGGGCAGGGAGCCGATCCCGCCTCGGTGGTGTTCGACTCGGTCAGCTCGGCGGTCTCCAAAGGCACCGATGTGGTGCTGGTCGATACGGCGGGGCGCTTGCATAACAAGAGCCACCTGATGGAGGAGCTGGCCAAGATCATGCGCGTCGCAAAGAAAAAGATTCCCGAAGCGCCGCACGAAGTCCTGCTTGTGCTCGACGGCACCACCGGCCAGAACGCCGTGCAGCAGGCCCGCGAGTTCACGAGGTTCGTCAACGTCACCGGCCTTATCATGACCAAACTCGATGGCACTTCAAAAGGCGGCATCGTGCTCTCGATCTCCCGCGAACTGAACCTGCCGGTCAAGTACATCGGGGTCGGCGAAAAGATCGACGACCTGCAACTCTTCGACCGCAAGAGCTTCGTCGAAGCGCTGCTCGAAAAGGAGAAGTGA
- a CDS encoding PepSY domain-containing protein yields MKRYGYVAVGVMLSAGVFGGMFAQSAYAAESGNDALTLQKPAISLSQAVNAAEKFTRGRAVRAELEKHNGQPVYDVEVVDGAKVLDVRVDKDNGRILAANVDKADRDDAHDAED; encoded by the coding sequence ATGAAACGTTATGGTTATGTGGCCGTTGGCGTTATGCTTTCGGCCGGGGTGTTTGGCGGCATGTTCGCGCAGTCGGCTTATGCGGCGGAATCCGGGAATGATGCGCTGACACTGCAAAAGCCAGCAATCAGCCTGTCGCAGGCCGTCAATGCCGCCGAGAAGTTTACGCGGGGACGTGCGGTTCGCGCCGAGCTTGAAAAGCATAACGGCCAGCCGGTTTACGATGTCGAGGTGGTCGATGGCGCGAAGGTGCTGGATGTTCGGGTTGACAAGGACAATGGCCGGATACTCGCGGCAAATGTGGACAAGGCGGATCGTGACGATGCCCATGATGCAGAAGATTAA
- a CDS encoding MFS transporter — translation MKQERRFFGLSGNVFFAGLVSFCMDVSSEMIYPLVPLFLASVLGVNKSMIGLIEGSAESMASLVKVFSGWYSDRLGKRKRLMLAGYSVSTLSRPLMALAGGWHQVLAARLVDRFGKGVRTAPRDAIIADSTEPAWLGRAFSFHRSMDTMGAVVGPAIAFIGLQMYHSSYPSAFWLSILPGVLAVLIIIFSSGRNGKLRSRLTPKLRGQPAAGSSTGGRGFSS, via the coding sequence ATGAAGCAGGAGAGGCGCTTTTTCGGGTTGAGCGGCAACGTCTTTTTTGCCGGGCTAGTCAGCTTCTGCATGGACGTCAGTTCGGAGATGATCTACCCGTTGGTGCCGCTTTTTCTGGCCAGCGTGCTGGGGGTGAACAAGTCGATGATCGGTCTCATCGAGGGGAGCGCCGAGTCGATGGCGAGCCTCGTCAAGGTGTTCTCCGGCTGGTACTCCGACCGGCTCGGCAAGCGCAAGCGGCTGATGCTGGCGGGCTATTCGGTCTCGACGCTGAGCCGTCCGCTGATGGCGCTGGCTGGTGGTTGGCATCAGGTGCTGGCCGCGCGTCTGGTTGACCGCTTCGGCAAGGGCGTCCGCACCGCCCCGCGTGACGCTATTATCGCGGATTCCACCGAGCCGGCATGGCTTGGCCGCGCCTTCAGTTTCCACCGCTCGATGGACACGATGGGCGCGGTTGTCGGCCCGGCCATCGCTTTTATCGGCCTTCAGATGTACCACAGCAGTTACCCGTCAGCTTTCTGGCTCTCAATTTTGCCGGGCGTGCTCGCCGTGCTTATCATCATTTTTTCATCAGGGAGAAATGGGAAGCTCCGGTCAAGGTTGACGCCGAAACTCCGCGGGCAACCGGCAGCGGGAAGCTCGACCGGCGGGCGTGGTTTTTCATCGTGA
- a CDS encoding protein-L-isoaspartate(D-aspartate) O-methyltransferase, which produces MKRQQDSDMARERQEMVAQLEFYGIRNARVLEAFRMVRRHLFVDEESRPYAYGDRAMPIGFGQTISQPYTVAYMTSLLAERVPSGKVLEIGTGSGYQAAILDALGYRVFTIERIAGLYERAGRVLDALDLPVQRRLGDGTLGWPEEAPFDGIIVTAAAPHEPHTLMNQLADGGVMIVPVGDLGSQQMTVIRRRGDRFEHEIFHSFAFVPLCGREGWGDNNE; this is translated from the coding sequence ATGAAGAGGCAACAGGATAGCGACATGGCGCGGGAGCGCCAGGAGATGGTGGCGCAGCTTGAATTTTACGGCATCAGAAATGCCCGCGTTCTTGAAGCGTTCCGGATGGTCAGGCGTCATCTTTTTGTCGATGAGGAAAGCAGGCCCTACGCATACGGCGACAGAGCCATGCCTATCGGATTCGGCCAGACCATCTCGCAACCCTACACGGTGGCGTACATGACCTCGCTGCTCGCCGAGCGTGTTCCGTCCGGCAAGGTGCTGGAAATTGGCACCGGTTCGGGTTACCAGGCGGCTATTCTCGACGCGCTGGGGTATCGTGTATTCACCATCGAGAGGATCGCCGGATTGTACGAAAGGGCAGGGCGCGTGCTCGATGCGCTGGATTTGCCTGTTCAACGGCGTCTCGGTGATGGAACGCTCGGCTGGCCGGAGGAAGCGCCGTTCGACGGCATCATCGTGACCGCCGCTGCGCCTCACGAGCCGCACACGCTCATGAACCAGCTTGCCGACGGTGGTGTGATGATCGTGCCGGTGGGCGATCTCGGTTCACAGCAGATGACCGTGATTCGGCGCAGGGGAGACCGGTTCGAACATGAAATATTTCACAGCTTCGCCTTTGTGCCGCTTTGCGGGCGTGAAGGTTGGGGAGATAACAACGAATAA
- a CDS encoding sensor histidine kinase: MDGRKTAVTPSLQRRLTVMLAGTIVLAALVAAAASFYFSYREAKEFQDDMLFQIAVLQSRGEWDTAGPDASAPVTLSDSESRIAIFHFTDRSAPGWLAGHLAPGFHTLRQEGELVRVFIVHGPSAMTAVAQPTDTRDELALNSALRTLVPGLLLLPVMALLVMLIVRSGLKPLTTLSHLLDQQQPGQPVPLPERDLPEEIMPFVEAINRLLGRIALLLGQQRRFIADAAHELRSPLTALSLQAENLRQASSADEMRARLAPLQSGIERARQLTAQLLDLARVQAHPSGAAPVDLPALVRELIAEYLPLAEARGIDLGLDEPGAMLLDGNPESFTLILKNGLENALNYTQKGGTVTVRLAVENGDGVAEVIDNGPGIPESERERVFDAFYRSPGSGQPGSGLGLTIAREAARSLGGDLRVLPGPDGHGTVFRYRQRGRERG, encoded by the coding sequence ATGGATGGTCGAAAAACAGCCGTGACGCCCTCCTTGCAACGGCGGCTGACGGTGATGCTGGCCGGGACGATCGTGCTGGCGGCGCTGGTCGCGGCGGCGGCATCGTTCTATTTTTCCTACCGAGAGGCCAAGGAGTTTCAGGACGACATGCTTTTCCAGATCGCGGTGCTTCAGTCTCGCGGCGAGTGGGATACCGCCGGGCCGGACGCTTCGGCTCCCGTCACCCTGAGCGATTCCGAGTCCAGAATCGCGATTTTTCATTTCACTGACCGATCCGCGCCGGGCTGGCTTGCCGGACATCTCGCTCCCGGCTTTCACACGCTCCGGCAGGAGGGCGAGCTGGTGCGGGTGTTCATCGTCCACGGGCCGTCCGCGATGACGGCGGTCGCGCAGCCGACCGATACCCGCGATGAACTCGCGCTCAACAGCGCCTTGCGCACGCTTGTGCCAGGCCTGTTGCTGCTGCCGGTCATGGCTCTTCTGGTCATGCTCATTGTTCGTTCCGGCCTCAAACCGCTCACTACGCTTTCACATCTGCTCGACCAGCAGCAGCCCGGCCAGCCGGTTCCGCTGCCGGAGCGTGATCTTCCGGAAGAGATCATGCCGTTCGTGGAGGCGATCAACCGGCTGCTCGGACGCATTGCCCTGTTGCTCGGCCAGCAGCGGCGCTTCATCGCCGACGCCGCCCACGAGCTGCGCAGCCCGCTGACGGCGCTCTCGCTTCAGGCGGAGAACCTGCGGCAGGCGTCAAGCGCCGACGAGATGCGCGCCCGGCTCGCGCCGCTCCAGTCGGGCATCGAGCGCGCCCGCCAGCTCACCGCGCAGCTTCTCGATCTGGCGCGGGTGCAGGCGCACCCCTCCGGCGCGGCCCCGGTCGATCTCCCGGCGCTCGTCCGCGAGCTGATCGCCGAATACCTGCCGCTGGCCGAGGCTCGCGGCATCGATCTCGGACTCGACGAACCGGGCGCGATGCTGCTCGACGGCAATCCGGAAAGCTTCACGCTGATTCTGAAAAACGGGCTTGAAAACGCCCTGAACTATACGCAAAAGGGCGGCACGGTGACGGTCAGGCTTGCCGTCGAAAACGGCGATGGGGTAGCGGAGGTGATCGATAATGGCCCCGGCATTCCGGAGAGTGAGCGGGAGCGGGTGTTCGACGCCTTTTACCGCTCACCCGGCTCCGGACAGCCCGGCAGCGGCCTCGGCCTGACCATCGCGCGCGAAGCAGCCCGCTCGCTCGGCGGCGACCTCCGCGTGCTGCCCGGCCCCGATGGCCACGGCACGGTGTTCCGCTACCGTCAGCGAGGTCGTGAACGCGGGTGA
- a CDS encoding peptidylprolyl isomerase — MSKLRDKTHIVLFVLVAAFLALIVFEWGMNFTGPTSKAGVAGKVNGESISMKEYEALYNNLVAGFRQSNPGAEITSGIDAKFREQAWNYAVDQALIGQLLKKYGIGVTDQEVLDAVNSDLNPPAIIRQNFTDPRSGKIDRQLLEQARSDPKAKDFWLNAQEAVKRELMVNKLVMALRTMVVVTDPELTEVVQRQFTTFAGSFIPFPYSYAGAESNFPVKDEEIKSWYEAHKAQFKEDPVRSAQFVFFPLTPSAQDSLQVKKEIDGLIPQFASAASDSEFVKIQSDKPNSANESLSRADFSPAAGNAVFGSPKLAPSQIVGPVADQGYYRLLKIKSVSTGEPVASASHILIRINPADQADAQRVMGLLKKISEELKGGASFASLAAKYSQDPGSARNGGFVGWFTKDRMVPQFAQAVFAGRPGQIVGPVQTQFGLHLIKIEGFDNRRIVASEVARQIKASTQTSESIKRNAMTFQTEAKSKGFEAAATAQKLEVGKTGDFTRQSLLAVPGMGEAITGFAFKAKEGDISDVLDADKGFVVAKLLSKNDTGYHQLDAQLKEMIKNELVREKQGAALKAKLVALSKSSGGSLDAIAAKDSSLHKITSKEIRWRDDYIDGYGVDPRLVEAMAGMKLNTLSQPVQGSGGYALVQLSSRQLAPGIDLAAEKQKVLPQLMKVRQEQFLSEYLNAYRRNSKIEDFR; from the coding sequence ATGAGCAAGTTGAGGGACAAAACGCATATTGTGCTCTTTGTCCTTGTTGCAGCGTTCCTTGCCCTGATCGTCTTTGAGTGGGGGATGAACTTCACCGGCCCGACCAGCAAAGCGGGCGTTGCCGGGAAGGTCAATGGCGAGTCGATCTCCATGAAGGAATACGAAGCGCTCTACAACAACCTGGTCGCCGGTTTCCGGCAAAGCAATCCGGGAGCTGAAATCACCTCCGGGATTGATGCGAAGTTCCGCGAGCAGGCCTGGAATTACGCTGTCGATCAGGCACTCATCGGACAGCTGCTCAAGAAATATGGAATTGGGGTGACCGATCAGGAGGTGCTCGATGCGGTCAACAGTGACCTCAATCCTCCGGCGATCATCCGCCAGAACTTCACCGATCCCAGGAGTGGCAAGATCGACCGCCAGTTGCTTGAACAGGCTCGCAGCGATCCGAAAGCCAAAGATTTCTGGCTCAATGCCCAGGAGGCGGTCAAGCGTGAACTCATGGTCAACAAGCTGGTTATGGCATTGAGGACTATGGTTGTCGTCACCGATCCCGAGCTTACCGAAGTGGTTCAGCGTCAGTTCACAACCTTTGCCGGTTCGTTCATTCCGTTCCCGTACAGCTATGCGGGTGCTGAAAGCAACTTTCCGGTCAAGGATGAAGAAATCAAGTCGTGGTACGAGGCTCACAAGGCGCAGTTCAAGGAGGATCCGGTGCGCAGCGCTCAATTTGTGTTCTTCCCGCTGACCCCCTCCGCGCAGGACAGCCTTCAGGTCAAAAAGGAGATCGACGGGCTGATTCCGCAGTTCGCCTCGGCGGCAAGTGACAGCGAGTTTGTCAAGATTCAGAGCGATAAACCGAATTCGGCGAATGAGTCTCTTTCAAGAGCCGATTTTTCTCCAGCCGCCGGAAACGCGGTGTTCGGTTCACCGAAACTTGCGCCCAGCCAGATTGTTGGTCCGGTTGCTGACCAGGGCTATTACCGCCTGCTCAAGATCAAGAGCGTCTCGACCGGCGAACCGGTAGCCAGCGCGTCACATATCCTGATCCGGATCAATCCTGCGGACCAGGCTGATGCCCAGCGCGTCATGGGGCTGCTCAAAAAGATTTCCGAGGAGCTGAAGGGAGGTGCGTCATTCGCCTCGCTGGCCGCGAAATATTCGCAGGATCCCGGCAGCGCCCGCAATGGCGGTTTCGTAGGCTGGTTCACCAAAGATCGCATGGTACCCCAGTTTGCCCAGGCGGTGTTCGCCGGACGTCCCGGTCAGATTGTCGGGCCGGTGCAGACCCAGTTCGGTTTGCATCTCATTAAGATAGAAGGGTTCGACAACCGGCGCATTGTCGCCTCGGAGGTCGCCCGTCAGATCAAGGCGTCCACGCAGACCTCCGAGTCAATCAAGCGGAATGCCATGACCTTCCAGACCGAGGCCAAGTCCAAGGGATTCGAAGCGGCCGCCACGGCGCAAAAGCTCGAAGTGGGCAAAACCGGCGACTTTACGCGCCAGAGCCTGCTTGCCGTGCCGGGCATGGGGGAGGCCATTACCGGATTCGCGTTCAAGGCCAAAGAGGGGGATATTTCCGATGTGCTCGATGCCGACAAGGGGTTTGTGGTCGCAAAGCTGCTGTCGAAGAACGATACCGGGTATCATCAGCTCGATGCCCAGCTCAAGGAGATGATCAAAAACGAACTGGTTCGGGAGAAACAGGGCGCGGCGCTGAAAGCCAAGCTTGTCGCTTTGTCGAAAAGCTCTGGCGGCTCGCTCGATGCCATTGCCGCAAAGGACTCGTCTCTGCACAAAATCACCTCGAAGGAGATTCGCTGGCGCGATGACTATATCGACGGGTACGGCGTCGATCCCCGTCTCGTGGAGGCGATGGCCGGCATGAAGCTCAACACGCTTTCGCAGCCGGTTCAGGGCAGCGGCGGATATGCGCTCGTGCAGTTGAGCAGCCGCCAGCTTGCGCCGGGCATCGATCTTGCCGCCGAGAAGCAGAAGGTGCTGCCGCAGCTGATGAAGGTCAGGCAGGAGCAATTCCTCTCCGAATATCTGAACGCTTATCGCCGAAACTCCAAGATCGAGGATTTCAGGTAA
- a CDS encoding DUF2442 domain-containing protein yields the protein MRIAEVHPQPDWVLSIVAEDGRVGLFDVAPYLEYEAFDDLRDHDEFMKVSNGGYFIEWECGADLSADTIEARWQIIGNIAEKTLAY from the coding sequence ATGAGAATTGCAGAAGTTCATCCACAACCGGATTGGGTGTTGTCGATTGTCGCGGAAGATGGCCGTGTTGGCCTTTTCGATGTTGCGCCTTATCTGGAATATGAAGCGTTTGACGATCTTCGAGACCATGACGAGTTTATGAAGGTGAGCAATGGAGGATACTTCATCGAATGGGAGTGCGGCGCTGATTTGTCGGCGGACACCATCGAAGCGAGATGGCAGATTATTGGTAATATTGCCGAGAAAACATTGGCTTATTGA
- a CDS encoding MFS transporter: protein MIVAVFALGNSSDAFLILRAGQLGVLAAMIPAVYLLFNLVYSITAIPAGIAADRYGRKRLMLVGFVLFAVLYSGFAVAGSPLAVWVLFALYGVFMGLTEGIQKAFLATLIPEGLKGTAFGLYAGAVGFAALPSSLIAGVLWDKVSPAAAFWFGAATALLAAVLFAVFIAGMKLKPFFGE, encoded by the coding sequence GTGATCGTCGCGGTCTTTGCGCTGGGCAATTCGAGCGATGCGTTTCTGATCCTCCGGGCCGGGCAGCTCGGCGTTCTGGCGGCGATGATTCCCGCCGTCTATCTGCTCTTCAACCTCGTCTATTCCATCACGGCCATTCCTGCCGGAATCGCCGCCGATCGGTATGGCCGCAAGCGGCTCATGCTCGTTGGATTCGTGCTGTTCGCCGTCTTGTACTCGGGGTTTGCCGTGGCGGGAAGTCCGCTTGCCGTGTGGGTTTTGTTCGCGCTGTACGGCGTCTTTATGGGGCTGACCGAGGGGATCCAGAAGGCGTTTCTCGCCACGCTCATACCGGAAGGCCTCAAAGGCACGGCATTTGGCCTCTATGCCGGAGCCGTCGGATTCGCGGCGCTGCCGTCGAGCCTGATTGCCGGAGTGTTGTGGGACAAGGTTTCGCCAGCGGCGGCCTTCTGGTTCGGCGCGGCGACGGCCTTGCTCGCAGCCGTGCTGTTTGCCGTGTTTATCGCGGGGATGAAGCTGAAGCCCTTTTTTGGGGAGTGA
- a CDS encoding GIY-YIG nuclease family protein: MQYTIFGQNSRQGSYILLIELDRRIKVAFGKFRKGRPLELQPGHYLYVGSALGSAKGRSPLASRLLRHASRSDGRPAHAIRSALLDLFMSWGYRVPAGRGMKKLHWHIDYLLDRPEAEIRHVFIFPGETRLESQLAELLAAMPETSPIADRLGAQDATAGTHLFRINEQDALLPRLEKAMPELIRQG; this comes from the coding sequence ATGCAGTATACCATTTTCGGGCAGAATTCCCGACAGGGGAGCTACATCTTGCTGATCGAACTCGACCGCAGGATCAAGGTGGCGTTCGGCAAATTTCGCAAAGGGAGGCCGCTCGAACTGCAACCGGGCCACTATCTCTACGTCGGTTCGGCGCTCGGCAGCGCGAAAGGGCGCTCCCCGCTGGCTTCGCGACTGCTCCGCCACGCTTCGAGAAGCGATGGCAGACCGGCGCACGCCATCCGGAGCGCGTTGCTCGATCTTTTCATGTCATGGGGATACCGAGTGCCTGCTGGTCGGGGGATGAAAAAACTGCACTGGCATATCGACTACCTGCTCGACCGTCCCGAAGCTGAAATCAGGCACGTTTTTATCTTTCCGGGAGAAACGAGACTGGAATCGCAACTTGCCGAACTGCTCGCCGCAATGCCTGAAACTTCGCCCATCGCCGACCGCCTCGGCGCGCAGGATGCCACCGCTGGTACGCATCTTTTCAGGATTAACGAGCAGGATGCCTTGTTACCGCGCCTCGAAAAAGCAATGCCGGAACTGATCCGGCAAGGCTGA
- a CDS encoding response regulator transcription factor: MRVLLVEDDAMIGEAVCVALKDAAYAVDWVRRGDEAAEALRYGEHQAVLLDLGLPGRGGLEVLAALRQGGSSIPVIIITARDGLSERIAGLDLGADDYLVKPFDLDELLARLRAVIRRQGGQASGLIGNGQIKLDPATHTAFCGEKRAVLSSREFAVLHALLLQPGRILSRSALEERVYGWDEEVESNAIDYLIHQLRRKLGATSIKNIRGAGWMVEKQP, from the coding sequence ATGCGAGTGTTGCTTGTTGAAGATGATGCCATGATCGGTGAAGCGGTTTGCGTGGCGTTGAAAGATGCGGCATACGCGGTTGACTGGGTTCGCCGTGGCGACGAGGCTGCCGAGGCGCTTCGGTATGGCGAGCATCAGGCCGTGCTGCTCGACCTCGGGCTTCCGGGGCGCGGCGGTCTGGAGGTGCTCGCGGCGCTCCGCCAGGGCGGGAGTTCGATTCCCGTTATCATCATCACCGCGCGTGACGGCCTCAGCGAGCGCATCGCGGGGCTGGATTTGGGGGCGGACGATTACCTTGTCAAGCCGTTCGACCTCGACGAACTGCTGGCGCGGCTCCGGGCGGTGATCCGCCGACAGGGCGGGCAGGCTTCAGGGCTGATCGGCAACGGCCAGATCAAGCTCGATCCCGCCACCCACACGGCATTTTGCGGCGAAAAGCGGGCTGTGCTCAGTTCGCGCGAGTTCGCGGTGCTGCACGCGCTGTTGCTCCAGCCGGGCCGGATCCTGAGCCGCTCGGCGCTCGAAGAGCGGGTCTATGGCTGGGATGAGGAGGTCGAGAGCAACGCCATCGATTACCTGATCCACCAGCTCCGCCGCAAGCTCGGCGCGACGAGCATCAAAAACATACGGGGCGCGGGATGGATGGTCGAAAAACAGCCGTGA
- a CDS encoding glycosyltransferase, translated as MKTPWELTPWSSESEKQWLARIDIGIMPLTDDEWCRGKCAFKLIQYMAHSKPVVASNVGANRSTITNGVNGFLAESAEEWLDALEQLVLDEELRKRMGAESRRIHLERFERAEVQRKIASLITEHHRSANAG; from the coding sequence ATGAAAACGCCGTGGGAACTGACGCCGTGGTCGTCAGAAAGCGAAAAGCAGTGGCTCGCCCGGATCGACATCGGCATCATGCCGTTGACCGACGACGAGTGGTGCCGGGGAAAGTGCGCCTTCAAGCTGATTCAGTACATGGCCCACAGCAAACCGGTGGTCGCCTCGAACGTCGGCGCGAACAGATCGACGATCACCAACGGAGTCAACGGTTTTCTGGCAGAGAGCGCGGAGGAGTGGCTCGATGCGCTCGAACAGCTCGTGCTCGATGAGGAGCTGAGAAAACGGATGGGCGCGGAGAGCCGGAGAATCCATCTCGAACGGTTCGAGCGGGCGGAGGTTCAACGCAAGATAGCCAGCCTGATAACGGAGCACCACCGTTCGGCAAACGCCGGATGA
- the thiL gene encoding thiamine-phosphate kinase has protein sequence MSYKPISEIGEFGLIDRLAKITAPSTNQRPELVEGIGDDCAVWQLGESEVQVVTTDLLAEHVHFDLLTTPLHHLGSKVISVNVSDICAMNAMPDYALVSIAVPPKMPVEMVEELYKGINHAAEVYGLVIAGGDTSSSPSGLFISVSMTGTTTLELLTLRKGASPGDLACVTGTLGGSTAGLHLLQREKATMIEQMRNNEPYNKEVMAELQEYAEAIRSHLLPEARIDIIDFFSEKGIVPTAMIDISDGLAADLAHLCRRSGVGAKIDESKLPVLPEARAVAEEFQQDVFDWALTGGEDYQLLFTVPKSQYDLVTSHREITVIGEITEKEEGMMLTDIFGMTIDMADMKRGFDHFAE, from the coding sequence ATGTCATATAAACCTATTTCCGAGATCGGCGAATTCGGCCTCATCGACCGGCTTGCAAAGATTACCGCCCCCTCCACGAACCAGAGACCGGAACTCGTCGAGGGCATCGGCGACGACTGCGCGGTGTGGCAGCTCGGCGAGTCTGAGGTGCAGGTGGTCACGACCGACCTGCTCGCCGAGCATGTCCACTTCGACCTCTTGACCACGCCTTTGCACCACCTCGGCAGCAAGGTGATCAGCGTCAACGTCTCGGACATCTGCGCCATGAACGCCATGCCGGACTACGCGCTCGTCTCGATCGCCGTACCGCCGAAAATGCCGGTCGAGATGGTCGAGGAGCTGTACAAAGGCATCAACCACGCCGCCGAAGTGTACGGCCTCGTCATCGCGGGCGGCGACACCTCGTCGTCGCCGTCGGGCCTCTTTATCTCGGTTTCAATGACCGGAACGACAACGCTGGAACTGCTCACGTTGCGCAAGGGCGCATCGCCGGGTGACCTCGCCTGCGTTACCGGCACGCTTGGCGGTTCGACCGCCGGACTGCACCTGTTGCAGCGAGAAAAGGCGACGATGATCGAGCAGATGCGCAACAACGAACCCTACAACAAGGAGGTAATGGCCGAGTTGCAGGAGTACGCCGAAGCGATCCGCAGCCACCTGCTGCCCGAAGCGCGCATCGACATCATCGACTTTTTCAGCGAGAAGGGCATTGTACCAACCGCCATGATCGACATTTCAGACGGCCTCGCCGCTGACCTCGCTCACCTCTGCCGCCGCTCCGGCGTGGGTGCGAAGATCGACGAGAGCAAGCTGCCGGTACTGCCCGAAGCGCGCGCCGTGGCCGAAGAGTTCCAGCAGGACGTCTTCGACTGGGCGCTCACCGGCGGCGAAGACTACCAGCTCCTCTTCACCGTGCCGAAATCGCAGTACGACCTCGTCACCTCGCACCGCGAAATCACCGTCATCGGCGAAATCACCGAAAAGGAAGAGGGCATGATGCTGACCGACATCTTCGGCATGACCATCGACATGGCCGACATGAAACGGGGATTCGATCACTTCGCGGAGTGA
- a CDS encoding DUF4160 domain-containing protein, translated as MPTISMFYGILIRMFFRDIEKHHLPHIHADYQGQVAVYSILDGTLLAGELPPSKHKLVVAWIEIHHDDLLADWNLAVNGKKPFPIKGLDQ; from the coding sequence ATGCCAACGATTTCAATGTTTTACGGGATTCTTATCCGGATGTTCTTTCGTGACATCGAGAAACATCATCTGCCACACATCCATGCTGATTATCAGGGGCAAGTGGCCGTGTACTCGATTCTTGACGGTACACTTCTGGCTGGTGAGTTGCCGCCAAGCAAGCACAAGCTGGTTGTCGCGTGGATCGAAATTCATCATGATGATTTGCTGGCAGACTGGAATCTGGCTGTAAATGGTAAGAAACCATTTCCAATAAAGGGGCTTGACCAATGA